The DNA region CTATTATCACCATTGTCCTATCAGCAAAAGGAAAGTATTCCATGTATTGCACATGCAGTATCTATAGAAATGTAAAGAAGTATACATTTCTATGGCTTTTGAGATACTTAAAGTGAGGTGTTAATTAAAATTGGGAATTTTTATTTGGGCTTTTATTATAGGCGGACTTATATGCGTTATAGGTCAAATAATGATGGATGTTTTTAAACTTACACCTGCCCATACAATGACTGCATTTGTAGTAGTAGGAGCAATATTAGGCGGCTTCGGTTTGTATGACCCTATAGTAAAGTTTGCAGGAGCAGGTGCCTCAATACCGATATGCAGCTTTGGCAATGCATTAGTTAAAGGTGCTTTAATGGAAAATAAACAATATGGTATTATCGGAGTGCTCACTGGCATATTTGAAATCACAAGCGCTGGCATTTCCTCAGCTATAATATTTGGCTTTATAGCTTCATTAATATTTAAGACTAAAGGTTAATATGGGGTAGATAAATATTTTTAAGCTTATTGTATTTAGAAGATTACAGTATATAAAGATTTTCTTAAGCTTATTTTATTGAAGGGAGGTGAGAATTATGACAGTAGGAACACAGATGCAGCAGGCTATAGCCGGCGTTCAATCAGCAGCAGCTACAATGAAGACTTTTGCATTACAAACAGAAAATGAAGCTGCAAAAAAAGATTTTCAACAGTTAGCTAAAACCTTTGAGGATTCATTACAAATTTTGAATGGAAGATTAAAACATATTCAAGAAGAAGAACCTCAGTATACACAACAGTAAATATAGAAATTTTAATCTTTAATTCGGTAAGCTGATCCTATTAGTACTGATGCATTTATAACTCTAATTGCTGATAGTAGTAAATAGGGAATTTGCTTGCCGAATTTAAATTTATCCCTAATGCAATTTATTACAAAGATACTAGGCATGTGAAAATAAATAGTAAGTCAAAGATGCGACGAATATTTTGAAGCCTACAAGGAAACAGGTTCCGAAGATAGTGAGCTATCTGAGGGTTCTGTTGACGCAGTAAGATTTAAAATAGGCTAGCTGGAGATATAGATACATTGTCAAAAATTTTAGATTTTAAACTGAAATTAAACGGAAGAATTTAAAATTTACAAAAATTAGAATAAATCTCACTTTCTGATAGCTGTATTAATATAATAGTTCTATATAGCAAGTTTGGGGAGATAGTAGAATGGTTTTTTATCCGGTTCGGTATAGTGAAGGATACTATAGGGCAACAT from Clostridium pasteurianum BC1 includes:
- a CDS encoding DUF1657 domain-containing protein, which encodes MTVGTQMQQAIAGVQSAAATMKTFALQTENEAAKKDFQQLAKTFEDSLQILNGRLKHIQEEEPQYTQQ
- the spoVAE gene encoding stage V sporulation protein AE; this encodes MGIFIWAFIIGGLICVIGQIMMDVFKLTPAHTMTAFVVVGAILGGFGLYDPIVKFAGAGASIPICSFGNALVKGALMENKQYGIIGVLTGIFEITSAGISSAIIFGFIASLIFKTKG